One Desulfobaccales bacterium genomic window, GGCCGTCCACCATGGCTTGGGAGGAAGTGTAGGCGTGGATGGTGGTCATGACCGCTTTCTTGATGCCGATCCGCCGTCCCATGACCTCGACCACCGGGGTGATACAGTTGGTGGTGCAGGACGCGCAGGAAATCATGCGGTCATCGATCCCCGGCTTCGTTACTCCATGGACGATGCAGCAGACTTCCGGTCCCTTGGGTGGCGCCGACAGCATCGCATATTTGGCCCCTGCGGCAATATGTTTGCTCAGCCCCTCCGCCTGGGTGAACAGCCCGGTGCACTCCAAGGCGATCTCCACCCCCAGGTCTTTCCAGGGCAGTTGAGCCGGGTCCTTGACACTCAAGAATTTTATGGACTTGCCAGCAACTTCCACGTTGTCGCCACTGGCAGCCACCCGATGCTTATATACTCCATACACTGTGTCATAATTCAGCAAGTAGACCAGGTTACCCAGCTCCATCAGATCGTTGACCGCCACCAGCTCCAAATCCGGGTTGTCCATAATTACCTTGAAAGCTGCCCGGCCAATCCGTCCCATACCGTTAATCGCCACCTTGGTCATAACCAACCTCCTCAACAAAGTTCATGTCATGCCCATTATAGTCTCATGTCCTGATTATACGCAAATGAGCTTTTTAATTATTTTTATTCTTCTGGCGCCGTGATGGTCAGCACGGGGCAGGGCGCATGCCGCACCACCTTTTCGGCCACGGAGCCGAAGACCAGCCGCCGCCAGCCCGTCTCGCCGTGCGAGGCGATGACGATGAGGTCCACGTGCTCTGCCGCGGCGATCCGGAGGATTTCCGGTGCGGGGTCTCCCGTGGTCACAACATCCCGGGTGCGCACTTCCGGCGATACCTGGTGCGACACCAGCTCCTTGAGCATCTTCTCCGCATATATGGCCAGCTCTTGCTGATACAAGGGCACGTCGAAACTGGTGGCCACCGGCGGGTCGGCGTAGGCGTGGGGGCCAGGCAACTCCGGAACGGCATGGGCTACGAGCAATTCCGCCGAGAAATGCCGGGCCAGTTCCTCGGCGCGTTTTAAGGCAACCAGGGCAGGTTCACTAAAATCGGTGGGACAAAGAATGCGCTTAAAGGGCAACATGAACACTTATTTTCCTCCTCCCGTGGGCTGTTTAATCAATTTAACCACCCCAAAAGAGAGTTGCAAGGCCGCATTTTCCATAATATTTGGGCAAATCCTTGGGCAGAGCGCGGGAGGCTCGCGGGGTTGTGCCGGGGTTGGGTCGAGGTGATCCCGGGCGCAAGCGCCGGGTTTGCGTGGGTAAGTCATGGTATATCCGCAGTAAATCTGGGTTAAGGC contains:
- the gap gene encoding type I glyceraldehyde-3-phosphate dehydrogenase, which produces MTKVAINGMGRIGRAAFKVIMDNPDLELVAVNDLMELGNLVYLLNYDTVYGVYKHRVAASGDNVEVAGKSIKFLSVKDPAQLPWKDLGVEIALECTGLFTQAEGLSKHIAAGAKYAMLSAPPKGPEVCCIVHGVTKPGIDDRMISCASCTTNCITPVVEVMGRRIGIKKAVMTTIHAYTSSQAMVDGPNKKWRRGRAGAANLVPTSTGAAVATTNTLPQYKGKFDGVSVRCPVPCGSLADLVFVTERTTTVEEINKIFLEESEGRYKGILEYAKDPIVSSDIIMNPHASIFDPSMTQVVDGDLVKIFSWYDNEWGYTNQMVREAVRLAKG
- a CDS encoding universal stress protein; amino-acid sequence: MLPFKRILCPTDFSEPALVALKRAEELARHFSAELLVAHAVPELPGPHAYADPPVATSFDVPLYQQELAIYAEKMLKELVSHQVSPEVRTRDVVTTGDPAPEILRIAAAEHVDLIVIASHGETGWRRLVFGSVAEKVVRHAPCPVLTITAPEE